A DNA window from Fusarium fujikuroi IMI 58289 draft genome, chromosome FFUJ_chr11 contains the following coding sequences:
- a CDS encoding related to benzoate 4-monooxygenase cytochrome P450 — MIRDLQGVVSLPSWDMPMSHMKTHWLPYAIRISRSITPPPLLIILLLAALSPVIGYVVYYAFFHPLAKYPGPFWGKFTGLRAAYHAWIGDVHIDMWKCHEKYGPYVRYSPNYLLMNTTQAYKDVYGHNKNVRKSLAYLAMVHKTPSTFTLMDRHEHAWKKRILSQKLSDSAIRSFEPKITGMIDRFCEYVCPASTGKENAVSKPFNMSEMCDYLFFDLVTSIVFGENFDLIRSPWYRHIPPALARSNERISVIVQWPYVVWRRMDKVLFRNSVAGRKDFLRFAHNLVTERVQRGSGDDVLSGLLDAADPTTGNKLTQDEIVAESILMLVAGSDTSSTLLASLFFYLTRNPDKKDRLTREVRSKFSSREEICLGPTLNSCRFLYACIMECLRLTPPVAAAPFREVLKGGMIVDGHYVPEGTNVGTGLFSIQHNQDYFHNPFEFIPERWLSEGKNARPHNPDAHVPFSIGPRVCLGRALAHAELSLAMAIICWKMDFNVVESMKDIGAGNENAEYGRHRPGEFQLYDHITCARNGPMVEFRERSF; from the exons ATGATTCGCGACCTCCAAGGCGTAGTCTCCCTGCCTTCGTGGGACATGCCCATGTCGCATATGAAAACCCATTGGCTACCCTACGCGATCAGAATCTCGAGATCTATCACACCACCACCTTTACTAATCATCCTGCTGCTAGCTGCATTATCTCCG GTAATCGGCTATGTCGTCTACTACGCCTTCTTCCACCCTCTGGCCAAGTACCCCGGCCCCTTCTGGGGAAAGTTTACAGGGCTCCGTGCAGCGTACCATGCCTGGATTGGGGATGTACATATCGACATGTGGAAATGTCATGAGAAATATG GGCCATATGTTCGCTACTCGCCAAATTACCTGCTAATGAACACGACTCAGGCATACAAAG ATGTCTACGGCCATAACAAGAACGTGCGCAAGAGCCTTGCTTATCTGGCCATGGTCCATAAAACTCCTAGCACCTTCACCCTGATGGATCGGCACGAGCATGCATGGAAAAAGCGGATCTTGAGCCAGAAGCTATCGGATTCAGCCATCCGATCCTTCGAGCCCAAGATCACGGGCATGATTGATCGCTTCTGCGAATACGTCTGCCCCGCTAGCACGGGCAAAGAAAACGCCGTGTCGAAGCCGTTCAACATGTCAGAAATGT GTGATTATCTTTTCTTTGACCTTGTAACTTCCAttgtctttggtgagaaCTTCGACTTGATCCGAAGTCCGTGGTACCGTCATATCCCGCCTgcgctcgctcgctcgaaTGAGCGTATAAGCGTAATCGTTCAGTGGCCGTATGTTGTGTGGCGGCGTATGGACAAGGTTCTCTTCCGTAACTCCGTGGCTGGCCGGAAGGACTTTTTACGATTTGCTCACAACTTGGTCACCGAGAGAGTGCAGCGCGGGTCTGGGGATGATGTCTTGTCTGGCTTACTGGATGCTGCAGACCCAACTACAGGAAACAAACTGACCCAAGATGAAATCGTCGCCGAGAGTATTCTGATGCTCGTAGCTG GCTCTGACACTTCATCAACCCTCTTGGCATCTTTGTTCTTCTATCTTACTAGAAACCCCGACAAGAAGGATCGTCTGACCCGTGAAGTCCGCTCCAAATTTTCAAGTCGAGAAGAAATCTGTCTCGGTCCAACCCTCAACTCCTGTCGCTTCCTCTACGCGTGTATCATGGAATGCTTACGCCTAACGCCCCCAGTTGCAGCAGCACCGTTCCGTGAGGTCCTCAAGGGCGGCATGATCGTTGACGGCCATTACGTCCCCGAGGGTACCAACGTTGGAACCGGTCTATTCAGTATTCAACACAACCAGGATTACTTTCACAATCCTTTCGAGTTTATTCCTGAAAGGTGGTTATCAGAGGGAAAGAATGCTAGACCTCATAACCCAGACGCTCATGTTCCGTTCTCCATTGGTCCTCGCGTTTGTCTTGGAAGGGCACTTGCTCACGCCGAACTTAGTCTTGCCATGGCTATCATCTGCTGGAAGATGGACTTCAACGTGGTCGAGAGCATGAAGGATATTGGAGCCGGCAACGAGAATGCCGAGTACGGTAGACACCGACCTGGAGAGTTCCAGTTGTATGATCATATTACATGCGCACGAAATGGGCCAATGGTTGAGTTTAGAGAGAGATCGTTCTGA
- a CDS encoding related to THI3-positive regulation factor of thiamin metabolism yields the protein MTDPRITSPTPLPVKQFTDNFMPLSDLDSLHPAYNIMINRKIPLASYLFTRLRQAGTRRVYGVPGDFTLRALDHLPRSGLKFVGCCNELNAGYAADGYARAQRHRKGSGIGALITTYGVGELSAANAVAGSYAEYLPVVHIVGTPSRRARQVSCSSVGGKKPHLHIHHTMADSRIGVYREIAEKFTVAQLDLADTTPEEVPAQIDRVLSQALHHNRPVYIEMPSDVVETEILSDKLDDPIDPNPDTVRNPDADKMAQGLLQKLYSAKRPLIIVDRAEGAETIRQEINEFVRKSGIPTVSLPSGASMVDNSLPNYFGVYSGSIGTVDLTSEVKSADLVLAFGCQLSDTQTLGWAVLPERNVMTLIGRNHVEDQPVDVQDVLKEMTQKLDTTRLPLQDTSSWGDFGNQPQFEVFPKAYIIQDEFYIHLNKHLQPNDTVLLGNATPIIGGRDLVLPPSSQLIASGMWFSIGHMLPAALGVSQAKAVMKSKGRTILLDGDGSFQMTAQELSTIIHQRANVIIFIINNSGYTYERYIHGMHEAYNDVAPWNYSAAPQLFGDAPEGYLIHSCKVRNMEELDEVLNSEGFVKGKGLTLVDVEMDMYDISEKAKILFELAGKQL from the coding sequence ATGACGGATCCGCGAATCACATCGCCAACCCCGCTGCCGGTCAAACAATTCACCGACAACTTTATGCCGCTGTCAGATCTCGACAGTCTTCACCCAGCTTATAACATCATGATAAACAGAAAGATCCCTCTCGCATCTTACCTCTTTACACGCCTCAGACAGGCAGGTACAAGACGCGTATATGGCGTCCCAGGCGACTTCACCCTCCGAGCTCTCGACCATCTCCCACGTTCAGGGCTCAAGTTCGTCGGATGCTGCAACGAGCTGAACGCCGGATACGCAGCGGATGGGTATGCTCGCGCTCAGCGCCATCGCAAAGGATCTGGAATTGGGGCGTTGATAACGACTTATGGCGTCGGCGAGCTAAGTGCCGCTAATGCCGTCGCTGGAAGCTATGCGGAGTACTTGCCGGTTGTTCACATCGTCGGAACGCCTTCGCGACGCGCAAGGCAGGTCTCGTGTTCGTCTGTGGGCGGGAAGAAACCGCATTTGCATATTCATCATACGATGGCTGACTCCAGAATTGGGGTTTATCGCGAGATTGCGGAGAAGTTTACGGTTGCgcagcttgatcttgctgatACGACGCCGGAGGAGGTGCCAGCTCAGATCGATAGAGTTCTGTCCCAAGCGCTTCACCACAACCGACCGGTCTACATAGAGATGCCGTCAGATGTTGTAGAGACGGAAATATTGTCGGACAAACTAGATGATCCGATAGATCCGAATCCAGACACGGTTCGCAACCCTGACGCTGACAAAATGGCACAGGGTCTTCTACAGAAGCTTTATTCAGCCAAGCGACCTCTTATTATCGTCGATCGAGCTGAAGGTGCAGAGACGATCAGACAAGAGATCAACGAATTCGTTCGAAAATCAGGCATTCCTACAGTGTCTTTGCCATCAGGAGCTAGCATGGTGGATAATTCGCTGCCCAACTACTTTGGCGTTTACTCAGGCTCCATCGGAACGGTTGATTTGACGTCGGAAGTCAAATCAGCAGACcttgtcttggcctttggGTGTCAACTTTCTGATACACAAACGCTTGGTTGGGCGGTGTTGCCAGAACGAAATGTCATGACTCTCATTGGCAGGAACCATGTCGAGGACCAACCTGTTGACGTCCAAGATGTCCTCAAGGAGATGACTCAGAAGCTTGATACAACTCGGCTGCCACTTCAAGATACGTCCTCATGGGGGGACTTTGGAAACCAACCGCAGTTTGAGGTCTTTCCCAAGGCGTATATCATCCAAGATGAGTTCTATATCCACTTGAACAAACATCTACAACCCAACGACACAGTCTTGCTAGGCAATGCGACACCAATCATAGGAGGCCGCGATTTAGTTcttccaccatcttctcagcTGATCGCATCTGGAATGTGGTTCTCAATCGGTCACATGCTCCCAGCCGCTCTTGGGGTCTCGCAAGCAAAGGCAGTCATGAAGTCCAAAGGTCGCACGATTCTGCTTGACGGGGACGGGAGCTTCCAGATGACAGCCCAAGAACTCAGCACTATTATTCACCAGCGCGCCAACGtgattatctttattatcaATAATAGCGGGTATACCTATGAAAGATACATCCATGGAATGCATGAGGCGTACAATGATGTGGCGCCTTGGAACTACAGTGCTGCACCTCAGTTATTTGGGGATGCACCGGAAGGGTATCTGATTCACTCTTGCAAAGTGAGAAATATGGAAGAATTGGATGAAGTTCTCAACTCCGAGGGCTTTGTTAAGGGCAAGGGCCTgactcttgttgatgttgagatggatATGTATGATATCTCCGAAAAGGCTAAGATTCTATTTGAGTTGGCTGGAAAGCAGCTGTGA
- a CDS encoding probable spherulin 1A precursor, with amino-acid sequence MQFLSILLLAGSALAAPRAAQSSHHARGDSIDDMLPPIVPINTRSGDRDLISKIITAPTQAERVKLLNQPGDFVFDFKAATGAGEASGKGGRSVSATALTMPALIGNGASMTVAFLGPCGMNTAHVHNRATELNIIVKGRLVTNFVVENGAKPIANTMDTFQMSVFPQGAIHQEFNPDCEDAVFVAAFDNADPGVNQIAQNFFALNGDVVQATLGGVQTIDGKDIESFRPHIPANIALGIDACLNKCGIKRNAKRDLSELLN; translated from the coding sequence ATGCAATTCTTGtcaatccttcttcttgccggcTCTGCCCTCGCCGCTCCCCGGGCTGCTCAGTCGTCTCATCACGCTCGAGGTGACAGCATCGATGACATGCTTCCTCCCATTGTGCCCATCAACACACGAAGTGGAGACCGAGacctcatctccaagatcatcactgCCCCTACCCAAGCCGAGCGcgtcaagcttctcaaccagCCTGGcgactttgtctttgacttcAAGGCCGCCACTGGAGCCGGAGAGGCTTCCGGCAAAGGCGGCAGGTCTGTGTCAGCTACTGCTCTGACCATGCCCGCTCTCATCGGCAACGGCGCCTCCATGACAGTAGCTTTCCTTGGACCCTGCGGGATGAACACAGCTCACGTTCACAACCGAGCAACGGAGCttaacatcatcgtcaaaggcCGTCTTGTCACAAATTTCGTCGTTGAGAATGGCGCCAAGCCTATCGCCAACACGATGGATACCTTCCAGATGTCCGTCTTTCCCCAGGGCGCTATTCACCAAGAATTCAACCCTGATTGCGAAGATGCTGTCTTTGTTGCTGCATTCGACAATGCTGATCCTGGTGTGAACCAGATCGCTCAGAATTTCTTCGCTCTTAACGGTGATGTTGTGCAAGCAACTCTGGGCGGTGTCCAGACTATTGATGGAAAGGATATTGAGTCTTTCCGCCCGCATATTCCCGCAAACATTGCTCTTGGCATTGATGCTTGCTTGAACAAGTGCGGTATCAAGAGGAATGCGAAGCGAGATCTTAGCGAGCTTCTGAATTAG
- a CDS encoding related to monooxygenase encodes MNLGSDGLRKRVAIVGAGPLGLIATKNFVEEGLDVTTFERNEYVGGLWHITSDPTQTCVLPGTITNTSKLTGVMTDFPMPESYPMYPTGEQIEAYFQSYAKEFKLVHHIKFGTEVVGVSRDETSKMWRLSYRSSSKPEAGIQEDTFERLILATGSFTKPSIPDVKGIEGFKGEVLHSQAFKNPAKYKGKNVLIVGLGSTAADSISGFHKAGANKLIVSHRQKVLILPRITKDNKVLEFTLSFRLLQLIFFLQEVNAWLMSIIFFSELKKIQQDNFPGLSSHPAFTDGRKMPGPKHMIPTVSDDLAGYFLSGRLRSAPGIAEINGPKSVKFVDGSEATDIDLILFCTGLSPDLASFIPKDYDPYNVDLSPSSFAKLQPHYTADRRVARLYRGFMSIQCPHQLAFLGTTLAKRPAWQLYDLMTMALAQLWGDKYPMPSPAEMNKDADAFIENIVKLSKGGDVKFTGVIGHKEFDKWLNDVAGTGLYDHLGNWTNGRCWKLWWKDRELYNKLMTGILSAHVLRLFDTGRGRKPWTGARQAIMEANDAADNFGKDKA; translated from the exons ATGAACCTTGGCTCAGATGGCTTGCGGAAGAGGGTCGCGATCGTGGGCGCTGGCCCCCTGGGCTTGATCGCGACCAAGAACTTTGTCGAAGAGGGCCTCGACGTTACCACGTTTGAACGCAATGAATATGTCGGCGGCCTGTGGCATATCACGTCTGATCCTACACAGACTTGCGTATTGCCTGGGACAATCACGAATACATCGAAGCTCACG GGCGTCATGACCGACTTTCCCATGCCAGAAT CATATCCTATGTATCCAACTGGCGAACAGATTGAAGCATACTTCCAATCATACGCCAAAGAGTTCAAGCTCGTTCATCACATCAAATTCGGCACAGAAGTCGTCGGCGTCTCACGCGACGAAACCTCCAAAATGTGGCGTCTCTCATATCGCTCAAGCAGCAAGCCCGAAGCTGGAATCCAGGAAGACACATTTGAGCGATTGATCCTCGCGACTGGATCTTTTACCAAGCCATCAATTCCCGACGTCAAAGGCATTGAAGGCTTCAAGGGTGAAGTACTCCATTCTCAAGCCTTCAAGAATCCTGCCAAGtacaagggcaagaatgtTCTCATCGTCGGCCTCGGTAGCACTGCAGCAGATTCCATCTCTGGCTTTCACAAGGCGGGTGCGAATAAACTCATCGTATCTCATCGGCAAAAGGTTCTCATTCTACCTCgcatcaccaaagacaacaaGGTCTTGGAGTTTACGCTCTCGTTTAGACTCCTTCAATTAATCTTttttcttcaagaagtcaACGCATGGCTCatgtccatcatcttcttcagcgaATTAAAGAAGATCCAACAGGACAACTTTCCAGGCCTGTCGTCGCACCCTGCTTTTACAGATGGGCGCAAGATGCCTGGGCCGAAACACATGATACCGACTGTGAGCGATGATTTGGCTGGTTATTTCTTGAGTGGAAG ACTACGAAGTGCTCCAGGCATTGCCGAGATCAATGGTCCCAAGTCGGTCAAGTTCGTCGACGGCAGTGAAGCAACCGATATTGACCTGATACTCTTCTGTACCGGTCTGTCGCCAGACTTGGCCTCATTCATTCCCAAAGACTACGACCCCTACAACGTGGATCTATCACCCAGCTCTTTCGCAAAGCTTCAACCTCACTACACCGCTGATAGACGCGTCGCTCGCCTATACAGAGGCTTCATGTCCATTCAGTGTCCTCACCAGTTGGCGTTCCTCGGAACAACATTGGCGAAACGGCCGGCCTGGCAGCTCTACGACTTGATGACCATGGCCTTGGCTCAGCTCTGGGGAGATAAATATCCAATGCCCTCTCCTGCAGAGATGAACAAAGACGCCGATGCCTTCATCGAAAACATTGTCAAGCTTAGCAAGGGCGGTGATGTCAAGTTCACGGGTGTCATTGGACACAAAGAATTTGACAAGTGGTTGAACGATGTCGCTGGGACAGGTCTTTATGATCATTTGGGAAATTGGACCAACGGGAGGTGCTGGAAGCTTTGGTGGAAGGATAGAGAATTGTATAATAAGCTGATGACGGGTATTTTGTCAGCTCATGTTTTGAGATTGTTTGACACTGGTCGGGGGAGGAAACCTTGGACTGGTGCGAGACAGGCCATCATGGAGGCGAATGATGCTGCCGACAACTttggcaaggacaaggcttGA
- a CDS encoding probable threonine dehydratase, mitochondrial precursor, with protein sequence MYDLGSIKCLATAEANLAQYMQLILTARVHGVANPTPLTKAHGLSEELGCNVMFKREDTQPGYSYRLRGIYNRMANLDKERRWKGVITSSASDALAVSYAAKECQTPSIIVLPENAAKAKIKELKRLGSTVKLYGLSADATKKESLRLQSLHDLIFIPRPGDEYIIAGHGTVGQEIIQQTIHSQVYAVFCPIACGTLIAGLGIYLKRIAPHIKVIGVQLHDSVDISRLMHLKGQSTLEEHLLSRNVCAKVARICSDVIDDIVQVTMNEVLIATKNIYEDTRQLVNTEGALAVAGMKSWITSKGLVGSETDFIAITSEAQLDFSEISCIVKQASLAEMAMGSDDDSGIDSLMHGTGTASTCAGDGWSSSTTVVGAETFANFTSDVDARLWNS encoded by the exons ATGTATGATCTGGGCAGCATCAAATGCTTAGCTACAGCTGAAGCTAACCTGGCACAGTATATGCAGCTTATCCTGACTGCAAGGGTGCATGGGGTAGCGAATCCTACCCCTTTGACTAAAGCCCATGGACTCAGTGAAGAACTTGGATGCAATGTCATGTTCAAACGAGAAGATACACAACCTGGATACTCCTACAGGCTGAGGGggatatataatagaatggCTAACTTGGATAAGGAACGGAGGTGGAAAGGCGTGATAACATCTTCTGCGT CCGACGCCCTAGCTGTATCATACGCGGCAAAGGAGTGTCAAACGCCATCGATAATAGTTTTGCCAGAGAATGCTGCAaaggccaagatcaaggaatTGAAGCGTCTCGGGAGTACGGTAAAGTTGTACGGACTGAGTGCCGATGCCACGAAGAAGGAGTCCTTGCGGCTTCAATCACTTCATGACCTGATTTTCATTCCTCGACCTGGAGATGAATATATCATCGCAGGTCACGGGACGGTTGGACAGGAGATAATACAACAGACGATTCACTCTCAGGTCTACGCGGTCTTCTGTCCGATTGCTTGCGGCACCTTGATAGCCGGCCTAGGCATATATCTCAAGCGTATTGCTCCCCACATCAAAGTCATCGGAGTACAACTTCACGACTCAGTAGACATCTCAAGATTGATGCACCTCAAGGGGCAGTCGACACTGGAAGAGCACCTACTATCGAGGAACGTCTGCGCAAAAGTCGCCCGGATCTGCAGTGATGTTATAGATGACATAGTCCAAGTTACTATGAACGAGGTGTTGATAGCAACAAAGAACATATACGAAGACACACGACAGCTTGTTAACACAGAAGGCGCACTAGCTGTTGCTGGGATGAAGAGCTGGATTACGTCGAAGGGACTCGTAGGTTCAGAAACAGACTTTATTGCGATCACGTCAGAGGCTCAGCTCGACTTTTCGGAAATATCATGTATTGTCAAACAGGCCTCGTTGGCTGAGATGGCAATGGGGAGCGATGATGACAGTGGAATAGACTCATTGATGCATGGTACAGGGACAGCATCGACTTGTGCTGGTGACGGATGGTCTAGCAGTACGACTGTCGTCGGAGCTGAAACCTTCGCCAACTTTACATCTGATGTTGACGCGAGACTTTGGAATAGTTAA